A region of the Roseiflexus sp. RS-1 genome:
TCGATCATCGCCTTCGTCAACTCGAACGCATGCAGCGGACCGCCAAACCCTGCCTCGGCATCAGCGACAATCGGCGCATACCAGTAAATATCGTTATGCCCTTCCGATGCGTGGATCTGGTCGGCGCGCATGAGCGCGTTATTGATCCGACGCACCAGCGCCGGGACGCTGTTCGACGGATAGAGGCTCTGGTCGGGGTAGGTCTGTCCCGCCAGGTTCGCGTCGGCAGCCACCTGCCAGCCGCTCATATAGATCGCCTTGATCCCGGCGCGCACCATCTGGGTTGCCTGTGCGCCGGTCAGTGCGCCAAACGTCGCCACATACGGTTCGGTCTGCAACAGATCCCACAACCGCCGGGCGCCCACATTCGCCAGCGTGTACTCGATCTTGAGGGTGCCGCGCAACCGCACCACATCGGCGGCGCTGTAGTCGCGTCGGATGCCCTGCCAGCGCGGGTCGGTCGCCCAGCGCCGTTCCAGCTCAGCGATCTCCTGGTCACGATTGACAGCGGACATAACACACACTCCCTTGTGGTTTCAATCCAGACGACGGTAGCCGGGGATGGTCAGGAACTCGACAAAATCATGCGACAGTGTCAGTTCATCGAGGAGTTCGGCAGCCTGCGCGAAGTGATGATCGCCGGTGCGGGCAGTGACGAGTGCGTGCAATTCTTCATCACGGATCGTCTTGTACATGGTCTCATCGACCGTGCGACCATCGTTCAGTTTCGCGTTGTAGCGCACCCACTGCCAGATCTGCGAACGCGCAATCTCAGCAGTCGCCACATCTTCCATCAGATTGAAAATCGCAACCGCGCCGCGACCGCCAAGCCACGCCTCGAGGTATTGCAGCGCCACATTGATATTGTTGCGCAACCCGGCTTCGGTGATGGTTCCCTGCGGGATGGTCAGCAGATCGGCAGCGGTGACGTGCACCTCGGGCACATAGTGGATCTGATGATCACCCGGAAACGCCGTGTTGAAGACTTCGAGCACCGTCGGCACCAGGTCGGGATGCGCCACCCAGGCGCCATCGAACCCTTGCTTCGCCTCGCGCTCTTTATCGGCGCGCACCTGCGCCAGGGCGCGTTCGGTAATCTCCGGTTCGCGGCGGTTCGGAATGAACGCCGACATGCCGCCGAGCGCGTGGGCGCCGTGCTTGTGGCACGCATAGACCACGAGTTCCGCCGCTGAACGCAGGAAGTGGGTCGTCATCGTCACCTGTGCGCGATCGGGGAAGATCCAGTCGTCGCGGTGGCTGAACGTCTTGATGAAACTGTAGATATAATCCCAGCGACCCAGGTTCAAACCGCTGCTGTGTTCGCGCAACTCGTACAGAATCTCTTCCATCTCGAACGCCGCCAGAATGTGCTCGATCAGTACGGTGGCGCGGATCGTACCGTGCGGGATGCCGAGCCGATCCTGCGCAAAGTTGAACACGTCGTTCCAGAGCCGCGCTTCCAGGTGGCTCTGCATCTTCGGCAGGTAGAAATACGGACCGCTACCGCGTCGGATCAACTCGTGCGCATTGTGGAAAAAGTACAACCCGAAATCGAAGAAAGCGCCAGCCACTGGCTCATCATCAACGTGGACATGCTTCTCGACAAGGTGCCAGCCGCGCGGTCGCACCGCCAGGGTGGCGGTTGTGTCATTCAGGCGATACTCACGCCCCTCCGGGCTGACGAAGGTGATCGTCCGGCGAACGGCATCACGCAGGTTGAGTTGCCCCTGAACGATGTTTTCCCAGGTTGGGGCGTTGGCATCCTCAAAATCCGCCATAAAGACCTGTGCGCCAGAGTTGAGCGCATTGATCACCATACGCCGATCAGTAGGACCGGTAATCTCAACCCGCCGATTGGAAAAGTCAGCGGGAATGGAAGCCACCCTCCAATCGCCGCCGCGAATGTCAACCGTCTCAGGCAGGAAATCGGGCAGTGCGCCGGATTTGATGTCCGCCCATCGCTGATCACGTGCAGCCAGCAGCGCGCGCCGGCGATGCTCGAACTGACGCGCCAGTGAGGCAACAAAATCGAGCGCTTCAGCCGTGAGGATCTCTGACCATTCCGGCCTGGTCGGACCAAGAAGTTCGACACGATACGGTGTGTCCACTACTTTCCTCCTTGAAGTGAACAGGCAGTCCTTCTTATATTAGTGACGCCAGTTACAATCTTGCCGTGCATGTCCGGGACGCTGCTGTAACGACGCCGCTCCTCAAGGCGAGGGTTCCTTCAGTATACCCGATGTTCCCTTGCACCACGTGCACAACCTTCAACCTTCAACCTTCAACCTTCACCCCACACTCCGAAATCCGCCATGCGGCGTATCCCGGCATAGCCGACAGGCAGACGCACACGGCTGTGCGTCGCGCTACACTCGCAGCAGCAGCGGCGAAAAGCGCCGCCAAAAGGAGGAGCATAGTATGGCAATTCGTGTCCCGATGGCTTCCCCCGATATCAGCGATGCAGAAGTGCAGGCTGTCGTTGAGACGCTGCGCACCCCAACGTTGAGCATCGGTCCGCGCCTCGAGGCGTTTGAACGCGCTGCCGCTGCTGTCGCTGGCGTTGAGTGGGGCATTGGCGTCAATTCCGGCACGAGCGGGCTGCACCTGTGCATCATCGCTGCGGGGGTTGGTGATGGCGATATGGTCATTACCACGCCGTTCTCGTTCATCGCCTCGGCGAACTGCATTCTGTATGAGCGCGGTGTGCCGGTGTTCGTGGACGTTGACCCGGCGACGGGGAATATCGACCCGCACCTGGTTTCATCTGCTGTTGCCGATCTGACACGCGGCGGTGTGAGCGCTGATCGCTGGTTGCCGCCCGCCCTGCGCGGCATCCGCCGACCCGCCGGACGGTTGCGCGCGTTGCTGCCGGTGCATGCCTTTGGTCAACCCGCCGATATGGATCCATTGCTCGACACTGCCCGCAATGCCGATCTGGTGGTGATTGAAGATGCCTGTGAGGCGATTGGCGCGGCATACAAAGAGCGACCCGCCGGATCACTCGGCGATGCAGCCGTCTTTGCCTTTTATCCGAACAAGCAGGTCACCACCGGCGAGGGAGGCATGGTCGTGACCAACCGCGAACCATGGGCGCATCTGTTGCGCAGTCTGCGCAATCAGGGGCGTGATGTCTTCGATGGCTGGCTCAACCATACGCGCCTGGGGTACAACTATCGCCTGGATGAACTGAGCGCCGCCCTTGGTCTGGTGCAGGTGAGTCGCCTGGAACAATTACTGGCGAAACGTGCGCGCGTCGCCGCCTGGTACAACGAACGACTGGCGAGCCTGGAGTTGATCGAGACGCCACGTAATGTGCCGACGACCACCCATATGTCGTGGTTTGTCTACGTGGTGCGCATTGTGCCGCCTGCCCGGCGCGATACAGTGGTGCACCTGCTTGCAGAGCGCGGCATTCCCAGCCGCCCGTATTTCACTCCCATTCACCTGCAACCGTTCTACCGCGAGCGGTTTGGCTATCGCGGCGGTGAGTTTCCGGTCACCGAGCATCTGGGTGCAGTGTCGCTCGCGCTGCCATTCTCGGGAGTGATGACCGAAACACAGGTCGATGAGGTGTGTGAGACGCTGCGCGATGCTGTCGAGCGCAGCATCGCACTGCCAGCGACCAGAGGAGTGTCACGATGATGCAGCGACTTCAAAACCGGCATTTTCTCCTTTTCGATATCCTGCTCGTGCCGCTTGCGATCTACCTGAGTTTCGTCCTGCGGCTGGAAATGTTCAATCTCGGCAGTTACTGGCTGGTATGCATGCAGTTCTGCCTGACGGCGGTCGTGACCACCCCCCTGGTGTTTCGCGCGCTGGGGATCTACCGTCGCTACTGGCGCTACGCTTCGTTTGAAGAACTGCTGCTGCTCTGTAGTGCAACGTCGATTGCGCTGGCGCTTGCCACGCTTGTGTTTACTCTGATCGATGCGCTCTTGCCGGTGGTCGCAACGATGCCGCGCTCCATTCCTTTTATCGTTCCGCCCATCGCAGCCACGCTTATCAGTGTGCCACGGTTGCTGGTGCGCATCGGTGCAGCGCGCGAGCGTCGGCGTCGTGCAACTGACCGACCGGCGCCGGTGTTGATCATGGGCGCTGGCGATGCTGCGTCGATTATTGTGCGTGAGATTCAACGCAATCCAAAACTCGGCATGGAGGTTGTCGGGCTGCTGGACGACGATCCGGCGAAGCGTGGGCTGCGGTTGCACGGCGTCGAAGTGATGGGTGACCGCCACGCTATTCCGACACTGGTAGCCCGCCACAAGGTGCGTCAGGTAATCATTGCGATGCCAGGCGCGCCTGGTAAGGCAGTACGCGAGATTATGCATATTTGCGAGTCTGTTGGTGTGACAGTGCGCATCATGCCCGGGGTTCACGAACTGATCGACGGAACGATCAGCGTCAGCAAACTGCGCAACATCCAGATTGAGGACCTGCTGCGCCGTGCGCCGGTGCAAACCGATACCGCGGCAGTGCGCGCGCTGATCGCCAACCGACGGGTCCTGGTAACCGGCGGCGGCGGTTCCATCGGCAGCGAACTGTGCCGCCAGTTGATCCGCTGCGGTCCATCGCACCTGATTGTGCTTGGTCACGGCGAAAACAGTGTGTTCGAGATCTGCAACGAACTTCAGCGTCTGGCAGAAGCGCACGCCGGTCAATCGCCGCACATTGTGCCGGTGATCGCCGATATTCGTGATCTGGAACGCCTGCGCGCGGTGTTCGAAATGCATGCGCCGGAACTCGTTTTTCACGCAGCCGCACACAAACATGTTCCACTGATGGAGGAACATCCGGTCGAAGCCATCAGCAACAATGTCATCGGCACGCGCAACCTGCTCGACGTATCGCTCGAAACCGGCGTCGAACGGTTTGTGATGATCTCATCGGATAAGGCGGTCAATCCGACGAGCGTGATGGGCGCAACCAAGCGCATTGCCGAGATGCTGGTGCTCAACGCTGCGCGGATCAGCGGACGACCCTACGTGGCGGTGCGTTTTGGGAATGTGCTGGGCAGTCGTGGCAGTGTCGTGCTGACCTTCAAACGGCAGATTGCCGCCGGTGGACCGGTAACGGTCACGCATCCGGAGATGCGTCGCTACTTCATGACCATTCCAGAAGCGGTGCAACTGGTGCTCCAGGCGTCGGTACTGGGGCGCGCCGGCGAGATTTTTATGCTGGACATGGGGGAACCGGTGAAGGTGGTCGATCTGGCGCGCGACATGATCCGTCTGTCGGGATTGGAGGTCGGGCGTGATATTGATATCTGCTTCACCGGCATACGTCCGGGTGAGAAATTATTTGAAGAATTGTTCGCCCACGGTGAAGAATATCAGCCAACAGCGCACAGCAAAATCTTCATCGCCGCTGGCGCCAGCAACAATATTCCGCCCGACTTGCGCACGGATGTAGCGCTGCTCGAACAGGTTGCGCGC
Encoded here:
- the aceB gene encoding malate synthase A → MDTPYRVELLGPTRPEWSEILTAEALDFVASLARQFEHRRRALLAARDQRWADIKSGALPDFLPETVDIRGGDWRVASIPADFSNRRVEITGPTDRRMVINALNSGAQVFMADFEDANAPTWENIVQGQLNLRDAVRRTITFVSPEGREYRLNDTTATLAVRPRGWHLVEKHVHVDDEPVAGAFFDFGLYFFHNAHELIRRGSGPYFYLPKMQSHLEARLWNDVFNFAQDRLGIPHGTIRATVLIEHILAAFEMEEILYELREHSSGLNLGRWDYIYSFIKTFSHRDDWIFPDRAQVTMTTHFLRSAAELVVYACHKHGAHALGGMSAFIPNRREPEITERALAQVRADKEREAKQGFDGAWVAHPDLVPTVLEVFNTAFPGDHQIHYVPEVHVTAADLLTIPQGTITEAGLRNNINVALQYLEAWLGGRGAVAIFNLMEDVATAEIARSQIWQWVRYNAKLNDGRTVDETMYKTIRDEELHALVTARTGDHHFAQAAELLDELTLSHDFVEFLTIPGYRRLD
- a CDS encoding DegT/DnrJ/EryC1/StrS family aminotransferase — its product is MAIRVPMASPDISDAEVQAVVETLRTPTLSIGPRLEAFERAAAAVAGVEWGIGVNSGTSGLHLCIIAAGVGDGDMVITTPFSFIASANCILYERGVPVFVDVDPATGNIDPHLVSSAVADLTRGGVSADRWLPPALRGIRRPAGRLRALLPVHAFGQPADMDPLLDTARNADLVVIEDACEAIGAAYKERPAGSLGDAAVFAFYPNKQVTTGEGGMVVTNREPWAHLLRSLRNQGRDVFDGWLNHTRLGYNYRLDELSAALGLVQVSRLEQLLAKRARVAAWYNERLASLELIETPRNVPTTTHMSWFVYVVRIVPPARRDTVVHLLAERGIPSRPYFTPIHLQPFYRERFGYRGGEFPVTEHLGAVSLALPFSGVMTETQVDEVCETLRDAVERSIALPATRGVSR
- a CDS encoding nucleoside-diphosphate sugar epimerase/dehydratase, with translation MMQRLQNRHFLLFDILLVPLAIYLSFVLRLEMFNLGSYWLVCMQFCLTAVVTTPLVFRALGIYRRYWRYASFEELLLLCSATSIALALATLVFTLIDALLPVVATMPRSIPFIVPPIAATLISVPRLLVRIGAARERRRRATDRPAPVLIMGAGDAASIIVREIQRNPKLGMEVVGLLDDDPAKRGLRLHGVEVMGDRHAIPTLVARHKVRQVIIAMPGAPGKAVREIMHICESVGVTVRIMPGVHELIDGTISVSKLRNIQIEDLLRRAPVQTDTAAVRALIANRRVLVTGGGGSIGSELCRQLIRCGPSHLIVLGHGENSVFEICNELQRLAEAHAGQSPHIVPVIADIRDLERLRAVFEMHAPELVFHAAAHKHVPLMEEHPVEAISNNVIGTRNLLDVSLETGVERFVMISSDKAVNPTSVMGATKRIAEMLVLNAARISGRPYVAVRFGNVLGSRGSVVLTFKRQIAAGGPVTVTHPEMRRYFMTIPEAVQLVLQASVLGRAGEIFMLDMGEPVKVVDLARDMIRLSGLEVGRDIDICFTGIRPGEKLFEELFAHGEEYQPTAHSKIFIAAGASNNIPPDLRTDVALLEQVARANDDAAARRMLRHIVPEYCPPLPAPPIPVAENTPYPVLVRPLQPLIGGGR